The window AGAGTCGGTTTCTTACTTAAAGAAGCAGGGCAGAAAGGTTTTTCTCGATGCTGAACATTTTTATGATGGATACGACCTAAACGCAGAATATGCCATAAAGACATTGAAGGTGGCAGTTGAGTCTGGAGCAGATTTATTAGTTCTCTGCGATACCAATGGTGGTCATTTACCCCATCAAATAGAATCCATTACCGAATATATACATAATGTCCTTCCTGAAGTGCCTTTGGGGATACATACCCACAATGACACAGGTTGTGCAGTTGCCAATAGCATCTCTGCAGTATGTGCAGGTGCAAGACATGTGCAAGGGACTATAAACGGTTACGGTGAACGCACAGGAAACGCAAACCTTTGTACGCTTATACCCAATTTGCAATTTAAGATGGGGTTCTATGTTATCAAAATGGAACAAATGAAAAAACTAACCTACACGGCACATCTGATTGCTGAACTTGCAAATGTATCTCCGAAAGATTCTGACCCTTACGTAGGACGTGATGCCTTTACCCATAAAGCGGGAATGCATGCCGATGCAGTCCGAAAGGCAAAGTCCAGTTATGAGCATATCGAACCTGAATGGATTGGCAACTTTACACATATCGCGGTCAGCGAACTTTCTGGGAGAGCAAATCTGATACAAAAAGCCAAAGAACTTGGGATTGAACTGGATAAAGACAGTCCCCAAGTACGGAAGCTTCTTCAACGAATAAAAGCCCTCGAAACAGAAGGATATGAATTTGAAGGGGCAGATGCATCCTTTGAATTAGAACTACTGAAAACATTAGGGATGTATAAATCATCATTTTCTGTACTGAGTTTTCATTCACGGGTAAACCAATGGGCAATGGACCGACATGCTGAGTGCGAAGCCACCGTAAAAATCCAATTACCAGACCAATCCATTGTTCACACCGTCTCCAATGGTGACGGTCCTGTCGATGCATTAAATAATGCTCTACGTAAGGCACTTGAACCTTATTACCCTGAATTGAAAAATGTTCACCTTGAAGATTATAAGGTCCGTATCTTAGACGGGCAACGAGCCACAAAGGCAAAAACGCGAGTTCTTATCGAATCCAGCGATGAAACCCAGCAATGGTGTACGGTAGGTGTATCTGAAAATATTATAACCGCATCATTTACCGCTCTCATTGATAGTATTGAATATAAATTATATAAACATGCACAACGAAACGGGACACAAACAAAAAAGGGACAAGAAGAGTCATCATTGAAATCATAATTTCTGTTATGATGATAATAACTTTTTGGATTCTTAGTCCGTTGTAATTCATGTAGTATCTTTATTAGAGGAACAATCTATGGATGATGAGTCGTATATAAATTACTTTTCTATATTGGGTCTTACGGAAGATTGTAAAACAGGGGATGTCCGAAAGAACTATAAAAAAATGATGAAAGATTTAATCATGGAAATACATGCCACAGAAGTGACTCCAGACCGACTTGACCAATATTTATTAAACATGGCAAAGTTAAATGTGGCGTTTTATATCCTCCGTGATGATGAACGACGTGAAACATACATAAAACATCGTAAAAAAGTTATTGAACTGGAAAAACAATGGCGAGATGCTGGAGAAAAAGACCCAAATACCCCAGAAGCAGACCTGCTACGTCGTGAGTTTGACCGTGTGTTGAGAGATTTTCTGACGAAATATATGGAAGAAATGGTATTAGAAGCAGGTCGTGATAAAGAGTGTGTTGAAACCAGCAATTGGGATCCTTTTCATGAACGTCATGCCAGTCGCGTGTTACGTCATTACCGCCAAAAACTTTACTCACAAATTCATGAGCGATTACCATACTATGATGTGACCAAACCTATTATCGATTGGACAGAACGTGAAAACATTGTGAAACAAATGCTCCAGGAAGAAAAGGCATAGGTTATGGCTAACAAAACTACACAAACTAAAAAAGTAGTAGAACAAGAGATGATAGATCTTGCTTTGGCAAAAGCCATTGCAGATGGTGATATAGTGAATTTTCGGTTTTTATTTTTACCTTACTCACCGCTTCGTGAAGATTCCACAGAAGATATTCATTCTATCAAATACAGCTACTTGCTTCCTTCTGAAGAGGAGGAACAAACACCTGAATTTAAGAAGGCAATGGAATTAGTTTCCCGAGCTGACGTCAGGGAACATGTCCAGCAGGAACTTCGTAAAAAAGGTCCAGCACAATTATCCTCAGACTTGCTATTAGCGTTGGCTGATAATGCAGTCCGACAGGAAAAATTCACATCCGCATCACAGGCCTATGAACTGTTACGAATTCGTAGACGAATGCAAGAATTGTTCTTTGAAGAGGGCGACAAAGAATTAGAAACGGGAGATATTTCTAAAGCGGTAAAGGCTTATTATATTGCATCATCACTGGAATACGATTACAGTGCATTTCCAGAACCTTTGCCAGCAGTGCCACGTTATCAAGACCAGGCTTTGATACTTCACGCTGAATACAAAACAAAATGGAATGAATGCATTGGAAATCTCCCCTTAAACGATTTTTTAAGTGCTGGCTTCAATTATTTATTTTTACTCCCTGAACATGCCAGTAAAATTACAAGCAAACCTATTGATGTCCAGATAACTTTCTTTGTTGAATTAGTGCGGAAAATAGACCCACATTGGGAGATATTTATCCAGCGAGTCCGAGACGTAATTCCTCTGATGGAGGAGTTGTATCATGAACTGAAACAGCGGTTGGAGCATATAGCAGATGGACACCTATGGGAAGATGAGTGGGATGAGGGTATTGACACTGAAAAGTTTCTTCAAATATCAAAAATCCTATTAGGAAGAGAATTGAATAATAAAGAGTGGTGGGCATATTTAAAAGAACTCGCGTATGAACACCCACCAGCAGGGTTATTTATATCCCGACAGATGATAGGCAAGGAGCAGGAAATTATTCTTCCACGATATACTCGGGATAACCCTGTTGTCCCCTTGTTAAACCTTCCGGAATTGCCGATTATTAACGTCTTACAGGTTGGAGAAGTCGGATAAAAGAGGGTTCATAGCGTTCTCTGCAACAAATTTTTGAACAATCAATGGATGGGTTTTTGGCAAATAAGCCTCTACTTCTTTTAAGTCATCCTCACTTAAGAGTGCCTTGACATTTGTAATTCGGAAATCGCAAGGGATGCCACTTTCAAGCAGGATTTTTAATGTCTTTTGAATAGGTTTAACTGAAATGGAGACGCCTATTAGTAATGAATACTTACTCCATGGGGCTTTAATATCTAAAGCACAATAATCTATCAAGTTCCTTTGCAGAAGTTCTTCAACAACCTGCGGATTTGAGCCGTTTGTATCTAACTTCACTTTATAGCCCATCTCTTTTATTTGTTCAATAAACACCACCAAATCTGAATGTATGGTGGGCTCTCCACCTGTAATTACAACTCCATCTAATTTGTCCATTCTTAAATGTAAAAATTGCATGATTTCTTCTTGGGGTATTGGTGATTGAAATAATTCAGGGAGCACTAATGAAGGATTATGGCAGAACGGACATCGGAAATTACACCCTTGTGTAAAAAGGATAGCGGACACACACCCTGGATAATCAGATAGAGAAAAGGGTTGTATACCTCCAATCTTCATTGCCTAAAGAAACCCTCATTTTAAGGCCTGAAATGATATTTTAATCGATTTTATATCTTGTGCGGAGCATAAACTCTGCTTGCTTCCCTTCATTCCACTGTTTCACAGGACGTAGGTAACCGACGACACGAGAATAGACCTCAGTTTCTCTTCCACAGTGTGGACAGGTAGGATATTCTCCACGTATGTAGCCATCCTGCGGACAAACGGTGAAACTTGGACTTAACGTAAAGTAAGGCAGGCTATATCCTTCACAGACTTTTTTGACAAATTGCTTCACTGAATTCGGATTTGCTACCGCTTCACCTAAAAAGATATGCAATACGGTTCCGCCTGTGTACTTTGACTGAAGTGGGTCTTGTAAATCGAGCACCTTAAATATATCATCAGTATAATTCACAGGCAGTTGTGTCGAATTTGTATAAAACGGGGCATACCCTTGCTTAACATGTTCGTCATTTGCAAAGTGAGTCTCTGGGTATCGCTCATAATCAAGCCGTGCGAGACGATAGCTTGTGCCTTCGGCTGGGGTGGCTTCAAGATTGTAGAGATTCCCTGTTTCCTGTTGAAACTCTTTTAATCGATTTCGGATATGGTCTAAAACACGGGAGGCGAACTCAGCCCCTTCCTGTGTCCCGATGTCCTTCCCTAATAGATTTAAACAGGCTTCATTCATACCGACCAAGCCGATGGTAGAAAAATGATTATTCCAATAATGGTTAAATCGCTGATATACATTTCGAAGATAAAACTTAGTGTATGGATACAAGTCATTTTCAGTAAGTCGTTCCAACACCTTCCGTTTTGTCTCTAAGCTTGTTCTCGCTATATTCATTAAGGCATCTAATCGTTCAAAGAACTCGTCCTCATTAGCAGATAAATGTCCGATACGAGGCATATTAATCGTAACAACACCGATGGAACCCGTCAAGGGATTTGCCCCAAACAATCCACCGCCTCGTCGCTCTAAAGCACGTAAATCTAAACGTAACCGACAACACATAGAACGGGCATCACTTGGCGACATATCTGAATGGATAAAATTAGCAAAATAAGGGATACCATATTTCGCAGTAATTTCCCATAACCGCGTGAGCCCAGGGTCATCCCAATTAAAATCTTTGGTGATGTTATATGTCGGTATTGGGAAACTAAAGACACGACCTTTGGCGTCTCCTTCGGATAACACTTCTAAAAAGGCAGAATTAAAAATCTTCATCTCTTCTGCAAATTCGCCATAAGTTGTATCTTGGTATTCCCCACCGATGATTACGGGTTGCTTTGCTAAACTTGAGGGAGGGACAAGGTCTAACGTAACATTCGTGAATGGGGTTTGAAAACCTACACGGGTTGCAACGTTAAGGTTAAAAATAAATTCTTGTAAGGCTTGTTTTACTTCACGATAATCTAACTTATCATAGCGGATAAAAGGTGCCAACAATGTATCAAAATTGCTGAACGCTTGTGCTCCTGCCGCCTCTCCTTGTAATGTATAAAAGAAATTTACAACTTGTCCTAATGCTGTGTGGAAATGCTTGGCAGGTTTACTTTCTGCCTTCCCAGGGGCACCTTGAAAGCCACTCAATAGAAGGTCTTGTAAATCCCAACCGACACAATACACGGAAAGCAATCCGAGGTCGTGCAAATGTAAATCCCCTGACCGATGTGCCTCACGAACATCTGGCGTGTATATTTTATTTAACCAGTAAACTTTACTGATTTCACTTGATATATAGTTATTTAAACCTTGCAGTGAATACGCCATATTGCTGTTCTCTTGGACTTTCCAGTCCATTTTTTCGAGGTAACGGTCAATAAGGTCAACGTCTGCCTTGTTTACCATTTCACGGATGCGAGCATGCTGGTCACGATACAGAATATATGCTTTTGCGGTCTTTTTAAAAGGCGACATGAGCAATACCTCTTCTA of the Candidatus Hydrogenedens sp. genome contains:
- the cimA gene encoding citramalate synthase, whose amino-acid sequence is MNKVTNKETIEIYDTTLRDGAQGPGIKFSMDDQIRVLHALDELGIHYIEAGQPASNPKAEIIFNKAKQLNLKNSKIVAFGSTRHPKSRVHEDPNINALLRAETEIVTIFAKSSAMHVQEVLGVSLDENLKLIEESVSYLKKQGRKVFLDAEHFYDGYDLNAEYAIKTLKVAVESGADLLVLCDTNGGHLPHQIESITEYIHNVLPEVPLGIHTHNDTGCAVANSISAVCAGARHVQGTINGYGERTGNANLCTLIPNLQFKMGFYVIKMEQMKKLTYTAHLIAELANVSPKDSDPYVGRDAFTHKAGMHADAVRKAKSSYEHIEPEWIGNFTHIAVSELSGRANLIQKAKELGIELDKDSPQVRKLLQRIKALETEGYEFEGADASFELELLKTLGMYKSSFSVLSFHSRVNQWAMDRHAECEATVKIQLPDQSIVHTVSNGDGPVDALNNALRKALEPYYPELKNVHLEDYKVRILDGQRATKAKTRVLIESSDETQQWCTVGVSENIITASFTALIDSIEYKLYKHAQRNGTQTKKGQEESSLKS
- a CDS encoding anaerobic ribonucleoside-triphosphate reductase activating protein, with the protein product MKIGGIQPFSLSDYPGCVSAILFTQGCNFRCPFCHNPSLVLPELFQSPIPQEEIMQFLHLRMDKLDGVVITGGEPTIHSDLVVFIEQIKEMGYKVKLDTNGSNPQVVEELLQRNLIDYCALDIKAPWSKYSLLIGVSISVKPIQKTLKILLESGIPCDFRITNVKALLSEDDLKEVEAYLPKTHPLIVQKFVAENAMNPLLSDFSNL
- a CDS encoding ribonucleoside triphosphate reductase, which produces MQLWEMSSAEAFTDVVPFTHVIKRDGRQVPFSAGKITQAILKAGRATGEFGTEIARRLTMRVLALLQAIPFESSPSVEQIQDAVEEVLLMSPFKKTAKAYILYRDQHARIREMVNKADVDLIDRYLEKMDWKVQENSNMAYSLQGLNNYISSEISKVYWLNKIYTPDVREAHRSGDLHLHDLGLLSVYCVGWDLQDLLLSGFQGAPGKAESKPAKHFHTALGQVVNFFYTLQGEAAGAQAFSNFDTLLAPFIRYDKLDYREVKQALQEFIFNLNVATRVGFQTPFTNVTLDLVPPSSLAKQPVIIGGEYQDTTYGEFAEEMKIFNSAFLEVLSEGDAKGRVFSFPIPTYNITKDFNWDDPGLTRLWEITAKYGIPYFANFIHSDMSPSDARSMCCRLRLDLRALERRGGGLFGANPLTGSIGVVTINMPRIGHLSANEDEFFERLDALMNIARTSLETKRKVLERLTENDLYPYTKFYLRNVYQRFNHYWNNHFSTIGLVGMNEACLNLLGKDIGTQEGAEFASRVLDHIRNRLKEFQQETGNLYNLEATPAEGTSYRLARLDYERYPETHFANDEHVKQGYAPFYTNSTQLPVNYTDDIFKVLDLQDPLQSKYTGGTVLHIFLGEAVANPNSVKQFVKKVCEGYSLPYFTLSPSFTVCPQDGYIRGEYPTCPHCGRETEVYSRVVGYLRPVKQWNEGKQAEFMLRTRYKID